In one window of Thalassotalea agarivorans DNA:
- a CDS encoding lipopolysaccharide assembly protein LapA domain-containing protein, which translates to MFVLLLIAIVFGSQNDQIITLNYIIARADMPVAMAVSIFTSIGFVLGLLVALLWKFVRLVRRKRALADKKASL; encoded by the coding sequence ATGTTTGTTCTTTTATTAATCGCTATCGTCTTTGGTAGTCAAAATGATCAAATTATTACCTTAAATTATATTATTGCCAGAGCTGATATGCCGGTTGCTATGGCTGTTAGTATTTTCACCTCCATTGGCTTTGTGCTTGGTTTACTTGTTGCGTTGTTGTGGAAGTTTGTGCGTCTAGTACGTCGCAAGCGCGCACTAGCGGATAAAAAAGCGAGTCTTTAA
- the ihfB gene encoding integration host factor subunit beta — MTKSELIEVLAEKLGHLSAKEVEQAIKEILEMMAQTLAKGERIEIRGFGSFSLHYRAPRVGRNPKTGESVELTGKYVPHFKPGKELRERVNLAHS; from the coding sequence ATGACCAAGTCAGAACTCATTGAAGTATTAGCAGAAAAGTTAGGTCACCTTTCCGCTAAAGAAGTAGAGCAAGCGATTAAAGAAATTCTTGAAATGATGGCACAAACCTTAGCAAAAGGTGAGCGTATTGAAATTCGAGGGTTTGGTAGTTTTTCATTACACTATCGTGCGCCGCGCGTTGGTAGAAACCCTAAAACGGGGGAGTCTGTTGAACTAACAGGTAAATATGTCCCTCATTTTAAACCTGGTAAAGAATTAAGAGAGCGCGTAAATCTAGCGCATTCTTAA